AGCCGCTACCGGGAAGAACTGCTCCCTCCCTAACACGATCGATCCCACCCCGATCGGATGATTAGCGTTGACATACCCGTGCCCGCCTGCGGTCGCCAACCCACTGCTGAAATTAGCAGCGGAGGGGCCGCCGGCGGCAGCGGCGGCGGATTGGTACTTGGAGAGCTCGGCCCTGGCGCAGGAGAGGTCCATCTGGAGCTGGCGGAGCCGGTGCTGGAGGATGGATATGACGCCGACGCAACCGTAGACGGGGTCGCGGAGGCGCATGTCGGCCTCGTAGGCAAGAGAGTTGACGGCGTCCTCCCGCTGGTAGGGGTGGAGCTCGTTGAGCAGCTTGGTGACATTGCTGGCGCCGAAGACGCGGTGTACGTGCACGAATTTCTGCGGCTGGTCCGGCGGGAAGTAGGGGGCGAAGACGCAGTCGGGCTGGCACTTGCGGCGGAGGAACTTGCACGCCGCGCATGGCGAGCTTGTTGAAGTGGACAAAGCCGCCGCCGCTGAGGAGGAGGCAGGGACCGGCGCCGACGACGATGCCATCACTATTGTTCTCCCTTCCTTCCCCTTCTCTGAGGATAAAAATATAAGTATATTATACGGTAGATTTggagagaaggaaaagagaaTGAGCATCAagaaattttgttttttttttttttttctccttttagatATTTCATTATATAATGTATATATAGAGACACAATAGGACCCTTTTTTTTCCTATAAAtatggaaagaagagaggagatacGTGATCATTAGCGCATCCCTTCATCTCTCTTACTTTCTATATACTCACtttatttctattttatattatgaaaatagAATAAAAGGAAAGAGATCACGGTAGTGGAATTTGTTCCATGATCCAACGGTAACGAGAAcgaaaaaaaattccaaaaaaaatcggTTCCAGATCTTATGAACTGTAAGGTacaagaaagaaagaataaatgGAGAACAAAAATAAAGgtgctcttcttctcttttcttcttctcatcgtcggcACAGCCTTTTTTCCTTCCCTActgtgttttattttattttcttaattttcGAGAAAATAAAAAAGGTTGCGCGGAAGAACTAGAGGTCCAAGGGACGCCTTATTCCGCCACAGGTAATTTGTTAATAATTAACAACATCTATCTAAAAGTATGTAGACAAAAATATCTACCATGCTGTCTTCTAAGTTCTAACCTATCACTTTCTTGgatcgatggaaagaaagaaagaagagagaaagggctgTTATCGGATCCAATGAAGACGGCGATGACGCCGGCGCCGTTAGAACGAAACACGTACCTTTTTATTCTCCTGctggtttttttatttttttttaatttttgcggGGTCCCGCCTCCGCTCTCCGCTGCGCCTCCTTTTCGCCTCTCTTTTTTATCTCCGATTTACGAGCGAGCGGAGAAGTGAGCAAGGGCTGGGCTAGATTGGATTACCAAACGAGCCAAAACCAAAGGCAAAGGCAGCGGAAGGGATGGGAGCTGGGAGTGGGACGGGAGAGAGAGATAAAAGCGGGGGCAGAAAAAGAGAGATAACCGGGGGACCGAAGCACCGAAAGATGGTGGGGGAAGATGAGGCGGCGAAAAataagagggggagagagagagagttcccgGCAGCCAATTTATAAACGGGCGATCTAAGAAGGTGGGGGGTTGTGGTGAAGTGGTGGGGGGGAGGGTtcaccctttcttttcttttctttttttttcttttttttaatctgggaCTGTGGAGTTAATAAGACGGGAATAGATTTGGAGGGGTAGAGGGAGGGGTGTCCCACATAAGAGGCAATTGTCTGCACCCTATTAGGTATCCGACCGGAAcctaagaaaatatattttaccTGACTCAACCCTATTATCCGATCCGGCTGTAATGGGATCGATTTTATCTGACCCGTTTAGATTCGGTACAGAATATGCACGgatcttgaattcaaaattcacagCAATTCGGGATAGATGCAGACAATGATAAAATCTGACTGGAATATTTTTAACTCTTTACTAATCTCCTCCCCATTCTTTGCTCCATCACTCGGCTCATCCATCTTATCATCCTATAATCTCTTCTATTTCCAATTCTAACCATAGCTGCAATGCCGCACCTACTCTCCTTATTAATCTATGATGCTTAGTTGTTCATTTTTTGgttgattatttttttagttgattttttaaaaatattttttttatttattatatttctattattatgaaaaatttgaaCTTTTATGTTTTGTATCTTTAActcttattttatttaatattatctgaaatactaaaatttacttttatattttttatttatttgatttatatgaaaaaaattatttttatctctaCTAAATTTGATCCATCCAACCCACAATGTCTTGCCCTATTAGCCCTGCAGCACCTCAAGGAATGTGATGAGCATGGGTATATGGTTTCTAATTGCAAAGTGGGTTCAATTGATGCCAACTTGACCCATTGCCATCCTAGTCTTAGATTCAATAGTAGGGTGGTATCACATAAGCATGTCTTGATTTGATGCTTTTCCCCTTTATAACCCACTCATGGCTAATTAACTTCAGTTGTAACATACTTAGGTGTGATTTGACCATTTCACCCTTCCCCCATGGTTTGGTTGAACATAGctatctttttttcctttcccttctttttcttcatggattaaattagattagctaGGATCAAAAGATGAGGATGTATATAATCAtaatgaaattataaataaagcaATTTGAATTAAGTAACATATACAACTTGGACTAATGTTATAGAAGCATTGTGAAAGATACTTAGAACAACAACAAAGATTAGACTCCATTTTGCACTACTTTTGGAGGGCAAAAAAATGCTTCTTGAAGGGCCAAAAGCTTACTTAGATGATtttttgatatcttgtagaggtGGCAATCGGGTCAGATCGAGTGTAAATGGGCTGGGTCAGATATGCATTGAGTCAAAAAAAGCTAAATCCGAACCCAACATATTTATTTAAACaagtaagattttaaaatttgaatccaACCTATTTTATAAATAGATTCCCAACCCGATCTGTTTATGATCCATTtataatctattaaaaaaaataaaatccaacctGTTTATGACccatttaaaagaaaaataaaaaaacatacTTAGGTGTGATTTGACCATTTCACCCTTCCCCCATTGTTTGGTTGAACATAGCTATCTTTTTtcctttcccttctttttcttcatggattaaattagattagctaGGATCAAAAGATGAGGATGTATATAATCAAAAGATGTAATTAAGTATTAGAATTTGTCTTAATCATAATGAAATTGTAAATAAAGCAATTTGAATTAAGTAACATATACAACTTGGACTAATGTTATAGAAGCATTGTAAAAGATACTTAGCACAACAACAAAGATTAGACTCCATTTTGCACTACTTTTGGAGGGCAAAAAAATGCTTCTTGGAGGGCCAAAAGCTTACTTAGATGATTTTTTGATATCTtgtaggggtggcaatcggatcgGGTCGAGTGTAAATGGGCTGGGTCAGATATGCATTGAGTCAAAAAAAGCTAAATCCGAACCCAACCTATTTATTTAAACAAGTTAGATTTTAAAATTCGAACCCAACCTATTTTATAAATAGATTTCCAACCCGACCTGTTTATGATCCATTTATAacctattaaaaaaaataaaatccaacccATTTATGACccatttaaaagaaaaataaaaaaacctgCCCTCCGAGAGGGCTCTGTCCTATCGGATCTTCATCTGACCATCTCTTCGGCCTCAGCCCTCACCACGCTCTCGATTGCCTCAGTTCCATCCAACCGGCTGTCCTCGCCATGCTCTTACCTCCAACTTCATTCGATCAGAAGCCCTCACTGCACTCTCACCTCCAGCTCTGCCCGTGGCCTGATTGGAATCCTAGATACATCTGCAAAGCCCCCAATGCTATTGGACAAGCTTACCTGACTTTTGGTTCAGTGACAAGCCCCTCAACATTGCCTAAACCCTCACCCTAGATACCTCCCTTCCAGCATCGCTGGTGGCAGCCGGCCCTAACCTCACTGCCCTCCTCTCCAACGAACTTCTCCTTCGCATCCTCGGTACCCTCCTAAACCCCCTCCAAAGCCCCACCTCCTTCGTTTGTAAGTGATGGCTCCGTCTTCTCGATTACCTTCGTCGCTTCCTCACCCTCCTTGATTGGTCCTTCCTCCACCACCGCCTCCCCCTCGAGTTCCTCGATCTCACTGAGGTCGACATCGTTCCCGCCTCCTTCACCTCCCCTTCCTCTGCCGCTACTGCTGGTGTCCTCCTCACGTATGGTGTGGAGTCCATGCCCCACATGAAGCCCCCATCGACGATCCCTTGGAGGGGATGAGAAAACttgtgatggcccggcccgataacgaatcccagcccaccaaagcccaaacaaaaaaaaaagaaacaggagagaagactcccgaagggagtcttcttcctcctctcaccggctcccaatcggagtcggaaacgagctccctccgaccctatttaaggaggagaaccctcctctctcccttccaccagaGAACCTGAGGTCCCTCGATGGTAATCACCAGAAAATCTCTCTTTCTCCCGATTTTTCTTGTTTCCTTGTTCTCGGATTGAAGGTTTTTGCCGGTGATTTAGTGGCCCAAAAACACCACAAAGAGCAAGGTAATGAATCAAAGACTCCTCTCTTCAattctttttgattataaatcaggaTTTCTACCGATTTATTGCtagtttttttgagaaaaatttcgAGATTTTGAAACCCCTGTTTTGGCCgtctgtgtgtgtgtattttCCGACGCCGCCCATCGCCGGCGAACACCCGAACATGGAGCCGCGGTTGGGCCACCCTGGGTTGAACCCCCACTCGCCATTCTAGTGAGACCTCCATGAGATTGGGATGGAGAAGAATGGGGAGACCACAGTCCCCTGTTCTGTTTCaacgaaagaagaagaagaaggaaaagaaaaagaaaaagaaaagaaaaagaaggaaaagaaaagaaaaagaaaagaaaaagaaaagaaaaagaaaagaaaaagaaaagaaaaaggaaaaaaaaaagaagaaaaaaataatataatataataataaataggattttctctcctctctctttcgtgaagaaaaagaaaaaaaaagaaagaaagaaaagaagaaagaaaagaaaaattattaaattaattaataaataatgatataaataataaaatatgagaaagagagtttctctctcttccctctctctctctcttcagcttgaactagtattttttctctctctagaattggactttctctctctactttctctctctagaatcctccctctagattatttctctctcctaagattttttaaaatttttagaagaatgacgatgaatttaaatgatcatagtgatgaatttttgatctgcaatcgccggacggtacaccgacatccactttgatcagattaggtatttttaagattttattttttcatgattttattgaattatctatataataatttcagcatgatttgatctgatcgattggatctgttgaatcatattgtctgaagaattcaagatgagttttctctctctagaattttctctctctagaattttttctctctaaaatattctctctcttgattgattctctctctaaaaaggttagtgaatgaagaaattttttttaatagtcttgatctgattctaatgaagaaccctgatccatgattgtcagacagcatactggcacccaccttaatcagaccatgaatctttagatttgatcatccatgatttcgatctagccatgacttgatttgatcatgttgatttcaccaatcgagatattggatccatcgtaatgttggattgtgtcacctgatcaattctaattgtacctcatgaattctctctcctttgattttctctctccacttgattttataaaatcgatgaagaaacctcgatcctatcacttcgaatctgatttgatttgatagtcaaaccttggatcgtttaggtcctaattagattttgattagatgaaattagatgatcgaatccagtctaaactgttgaaatatgatattcgtattctttctaattattgaaattgattctgtataggattatggatgtttgaccatgggatatcgcaatatgatctacgaacagaatttgtgaaagaaaatttatagaattatgtggatttattggaatacgttcgaggtaagtaatgtttcattttttttagatttatcggcaaattataatgtatttttctgacatgatttgtgaaacgatgcatgaattaaatgaatgatattttattatgaaaatatcttttttgaaatgttatgatgaagtatgattgaacatattgattccataatgcattatattgattgatttcgatactacataattatatgttttattatcgaaattagaatatgaaatatgatttatgaagaattatgatataagaaacattatgaattgacaacttgactatgtaaaggatcctgtcaatgggggcatatacgttggcaattgatttgtcctgagggcttacgtcaccagagagaccagcgacaaaccgccagagagaccagcggttctgaaggactttgttgtcagatgattcgcagctcaccgcaagaagatacacgGTGTTATGaccttgccacaggaaaaatgtggtcatagctcatggttgatgaaaaaaatttaagaacgaaagaaattgaaatctggaaagaaacttgaatttttgaaaaaaaaataaatttggcatgaattatattgcataattgaaattgatttcgaattgatgaactttatatgcttattttctataaatgattatttacttaaatgcctgatgaaatctgttgagaagtgatcattgcttactgggctgtctagctcattacctcttattttacagtttttacagatgttgaggaattaagatgatacaagatatgaatggaagagtgatcagaagtataatctctatatttttaatttaggttgaaagtcttattgaatttgatataagggctatgaatcattgttgaatttattgagatattaaagaagaatttagatcattatgttttggatttaatttattgactaattattccactgttgttttagaatagcatgataagatgccttgcatgcttatggaaagagttttctatgagtatgcggcggttgccatgaccctcgattcacaatctcggatcggaggcgtgacaattaaaatggtatcagagcataagtggatgaattatgaaacgtagaatcagatatagaatgggtataaGTGGATAGATACTAGGGACATCAtaatgtagatctttgatgattgtaatgggagaaatatttataaattttgattaaatattgagattatgtatgaaaggatcgcaagagattatgacatatgaagtttgaaatatgatggataatctatagattatgatatgattagttagatcttgatcgaaaataatcacaaaaagattgacataaaattttattgtgcattatggttattaatttgatcattagttattcaagtgaatcgtaagttcaaattcgatgtgagaataatactatgatattacttctagttgagaagttgactattattggcaagataaagatttgataataaaatattattctagaatggactaagaaaaatcttttatgatgcttgattgaaatatttatcgaaattgaatttggtatgtggattatatataaagtggcataataggatgaatgtatatttgaggatattgcaaagaaacttatttcttattgatgaaatcgattatgaggttgtagaatattcatcgtactggagtcttagatcatcatccttagatctagataatggatcttattatgtctcttggagagtacatgatgtgtatgaaatttcaatttaaagatttcgtatctaagttgatcaagagatttttaatattattgttgaagttgttaataaaaaattgatatc
The DNA window shown above is from Elaeis guineensis isolate ETL-2024a chromosome 8, EG11, whole genome shotgun sequence and carries:
- the LOC140859762 gene encoding protein ASYMMETRIC LEAVES 2-like; amino-acid sequence: MASSSAPVPASSSAAAALSTSTSSPCAACKFLRRKCQPDCVFAPYFPPDQPQKFVHVHRVFGASNVTKLLNELHPYQREDAVNSLAYEADMRLRDPVYGCVGVISILQHRLRQLQMDLSCARAELSKYQSAAAAAGGPSAANFSSGLATAGGHGYVNANHPIGVGSIVLGREQFFPVAATAAREPHPHHHAMMRNHEGELVARLGANGAYDAGLVAAMNASAVSIGPLGGQFMKPSAAGGDERPSVGPS